Proteins from a genomic interval of Nostoc sp. TCL240-02:
- a CDS encoding agenet domain-containing protein, giving the protein MKNKVLFGAIFMATWVGTLIPGALAASPCSVGQKAEVLWKEKWYPATVLKVNNDNCYITYEGYDSSWNEWVGAERFRASFEVGDAVRILWKGKWYKGQVLEVSNDLYKITYDGYDSSWDEWVEPSRVSR; this is encoded by the coding sequence ATGAAAAATAAAGTATTGTTTGGTGCTATATTCATGGCAACTTGGGTAGGAACATTGATTCCCGGTGCTTTAGCTGCTTCACCCTGTTCTGTGGGACAAAAGGCTGAGGTTCTTTGGAAGGAAAAATGGTATCCAGCAACGGTACTTAAGGTTAATAATGATAATTGCTATATTACTTATGAAGGTTATGATAGTTCCTGGAATGAATGGGTTGGTGCTGAACGCTTCCGGGCATCATTTGAAGTTGGAGATGCAGTGAGAATTTTGTGGAAGGGGAAATGGTATAAAGGGCAGGTTTTAGAAGTTAGTAACGATCTTTATAAAATTACTTATGATGGTTACGATAGCTCTTGGGATGAGTGGGTTGAACCTTCCAGAGTAAGCAGATAG
- a CDS encoding lysylphosphatidylglycerol synthase domain-containing protein, with the protein MLKKLQLNFSTLFGLSLLVLSLWAIANELHEYNYRDILNSLAAIPKSRLSWAIWLTVLGYLVMIGYDILGFSYINRSLNWNKIALTSFISSAFSNTIGFALLTGSAIRYRFYASWGVSAVAIAQVIAFANFTFWLGMFAVAGCLFLINPLKIPTQLHLPFATVRPIGVIFLLLVAGYLLGSIFIRQPLIIRGQEFRFPDFKISLVQIAISGLDWILAAAILYAVLPTNISLSYLDFLGIYLLAMFAGVVSNVPGGLGVFETIILLILSSKVSAAAILGSMLAYRGVYYFLPLLVASGLLGIYEIRFRTRNLKNINKL; encoded by the coding sequence ATGCTTAAAAAACTGCAACTGAATTTCAGCACACTGTTTGGCTTGTCGTTGCTGGTGCTTTCCCTGTGGGCGATCGCTAACGAACTGCATGAGTATAATTATCGTGACATCCTCAACTCTCTAGCTGCTATCCCCAAAAGCCGCTTAAGCTGGGCAATTTGGCTAACGGTTTTGGGCTATCTAGTGATGATTGGGTATGATATTTTGGGTTTTAGTTACATTAATCGTTCCCTAAACTGGAACAAAATTGCTTTAACCAGCTTTATTAGCTCTGCGTTTAGTAATACCATTGGTTTTGCCTTACTGACTGGTAGTGCTATCCGTTATCGATTTTATGCTAGTTGGGGAGTGTCAGCCGTTGCGATCGCGCAAGTAATCGCTTTCGCCAATTTTACTTTTTGGTTGGGGATGTTTGCCGTTGCAGGTTGCTTATTCCTCATTAATCCCCTCAAAATTCCTACTCAACTACATTTACCTTTTGCGACTGTGCGTCCCATCGGCGTGATTTTTCTGCTATTGGTCGCTGGTTATTTGCTAGGAAGTATTTTTATTAGACAACCGTTAATAATTCGTGGGCAAGAATTTCGATTTCCTGATTTTAAGATATCCCTTGTTCAAATAGCAATTTCTGGTCTTGATTGGATTTTGGCAGCAGCAATTCTTTATGCTGTGCTTCCCACTAATATATCTTTGTCCTATCTAGACTTTTTGGGTATCTACTTACTAGCGATGTTTGCAGGAGTTGTTAGTAATGTCCCCGGTGGTTTGGGTGTATTTGAAACTATAATTTTGCTGATTCTCTCATCCAAAGTTTCGGCGGCGGCAATTTTGGGTTCAATGTTAGCTTATCGGGGAGTCTATTATTTCTTACCTTTGTTAGTAGCATCGGGTTTACTAGGAATTTATGAAATTAGATTTAGAACCCGGAATTTAAAAAATATCAATAAACTGTAA
- a CDS encoding esterase family protein, whose translation MNYKQPKILLLVSVLTLVSCNLSQNVVAKPPLQQDLKTTPSVLPTKSNTGDSATHLTYKIATYDSQLMGANRTYGVSLPPGYEQNPKQRYPVIFLLHGGHGNPSDWFIQGKGQALKTVEQLYATGKLPPSIIITPDGNDKRGSSPYRDPEYIDGPNGKVSTAVGDELVKVVQSRYRTLTNPDFWAIGGLSSGAWGAMNVGLHNLNHFSILFSHSGYFKDKSGPTNSPIIYIKGISIPAKKRLRIYLDSGKADIEEIDEAKNFSQVLNNLKIYNLFRKFPGSHTWQYWREHLADSLTFVGEQFKSAEMASMARNVGVNNENP comes from the coding sequence ATGAACTACAAACAACCAAAAATTCTTTTGCTAGTTTCAGTATTAACCCTAGTTAGCTGTAATTTATCCCAAAATGTCGTAGCAAAACCACCTCTACAGCAGGATTTAAAAACAACTCCTTCCGTTCTTCCAACCAAGTCTAATACTGGCGACTCAGCTACTCACTTAACCTACAAAATTGCAACCTACGATAGTCAATTAATGGGTGCAAATCGCACTTACGGCGTTTCTTTACCCCCTGGCTATGAACAAAACCCAAAACAAAGATATCCTGTAATCTTTCTCCTCCACGGCGGACATGGTAATCCCAGTGATTGGTTTATTCAAGGCAAGGGACAAGCTCTCAAGACTGTGGAACAACTTTATGCTACAGGTAAGTTGCCACCTAGCATCATTATCACACCAGATGGCAACGACAAACGAGGCTCTAGTCCCTACCGAGATCCCGAATATATTGATGGCCCTAACGGTAAAGTCTCCACAGCCGTGGGTGATGAGTTAGTAAAAGTCGTGCAAAGCCGTTATCGGACACTAACTAATCCAGATTTTTGGGCAATAGGTGGTTTATCTTCTGGTGCTTGGGGTGCAATGAATGTAGGGTTACACAATCTGAATCATTTCTCAATTTTATTTAGTCATAGTGGTTATTTTAAAGATAAAAGCGGCCCAACCAATAGCCCGATAATTTATATCAAAGGCATTTCCATACCAGCTAAAAAAAGATTGCGAATTTACCTAGATTCAGGCAAAGCAGATATTGAAGAAATCGATGAAGCGAAAAACTTTTCTCAAGTACTAAATAACCTAAAAATTTATAATTTATTCCGTAAATTTCCTGGCAGCCATACTTGGCAATACTGGCGGGAACATTTAGCCGATTCTTTGACATTTGTGGGCGAACAATTTAAATCTGCCGAAATGGCAAGTATGGCTCGTAATGTGGGTGTTAATAATGAAAATCCTTAG
- a CDS encoding esterase family protein, with product MKIYKLLISLLGAIALLTTAGYYYVFILGAPQLDPPQKVANTGLKFQLATFNSQAMGAVRNYGVILPPDYDKNRQKHYPVIFLLHGGHDDARAYADKYAVLDVLHQLYQNGKLPPSIVITPDGNDNRGSNPLYDPDYFDGPNGKIGTLIGSELVQVIKSRYRTLEEPQFWALGGLSSGGWGAFNIGLRYLNNFHILFSHSGYFTDNSGSQNSPQQIVQQLPPEDRKQLHIYLDAGLNDTNLLASTKAFSETLNQLGIAHVFYAFPGGHGLSGANVGWNYFHKHLKDSLSYVGEQFKKSEVKN from the coding sequence ATGAAAATTTATAAATTGTTAATTAGTTTGCTAGGAGCGATCGCACTCCTAACTACTGCTGGTTATTATTATGTATTTATCTTAGGTGCGCCGCAACTAGACCCACCCCAAAAAGTCGCAAATACTGGGCTAAAGTTTCAATTAGCCACCTTCAACTCCCAAGCGATGGGTGCAGTCCGCAACTATGGTGTGATTTTGCCTCCTGATTATGATAAAAATCGGCAAAAGCACTACCCGGTGATATTCTTATTGCACGGTGGTCATGATGATGCTCGTGCTTATGCTGACAAGTATGCAGTCTTAGATGTACTTCATCAACTTTATCAAAATGGAAAATTACCGCCATCAATTGTAATTACACCTGATGGTAATGATAATCGTGGTTCCAATCCTTTATATGACCCCGATTACTTTGATGGGCCGAATGGTAAAATAGGGACTTTAATTGGTTCTGAGTTAGTGCAAGTTATCAAGTCTCGCTACCGCACTTTAGAAGAACCCCAGTTTTGGGCGCTAGGAGGTCTGTCTTCTGGGGGATGGGGGGCATTTAATATCGGGTTACGCTATCTTAACAACTTCCACATTCTGTTTAGCCATAGCGGTTACTTTACCGATAATAGCGGTTCACAAAATAGTCCCCAACAAATCGTGCAGCAGCTACCGCCTGAAGATAGGAAGCAATTGCATATTTACTTGGATGCCGGTTTGAACGATACTAATTTATTGGCTTCTACCAAAGCCTTTAGCGAAACCTTAAATCAATTAGGTATTGCTCACGTATTTTATGCGTTTCCAGGAGGTCATGGTTTGTCTGGTGCTAATGTAGGCTGGAACTATTTCCACAAGCACCTTAAAGATTCGCTCTCCTATGTAGGGGAACAGTTTAAAAAATCAGAAGTTAAAAATTAG
- a CDS encoding phosphatidylglycerol lysyltransferase domain-containing protein has product MNNNLKIQIGLWSAAFLTGLVGVVNLLSAVTPNLYGRNHWLKEFLPFEIRATGHIFAALTGFVLLALATNLLRRKRIAWLLTIALLVISIFSHLLKGLDYEESLLSGVLLVQLILMRHFFTAQSDRPSIARGVRVLIGALLFTLAYGTIGFYLLDGKFSENFNWREALVQTLAMFFTEDNWGLQPKSRFGEFFANSIYIIAAVTITYAIVMLLQPVFWRNLATPKERQRAKEIVEQYGRSSLAAIALLNDKSYYFSPTGNSVIAYVPKGRGAIALGDPIGPIEDRQETIVAFWQFCQRNDWYPGFYQTLPDDVELYKSLGFKVLKIGEEAIVDLKSFTLQGKAGKNFRPSISRLTKLGYRIEFYQPPIADTLLHLLKPVSDEWLKMVQGSEKQFSLGWFDEAYLRECEIAVVHTPEGNISAFANILREYQLNEATIDMMRHRSSLENGTMDFLFISLLQHFKEGGYDSFNFGLSALAGVGDNPESRRLERVLHYLYEHLNRFYNFKGLHAYKDKFRPSWEPRYLVYPSLAALPDVVVALIRADSGDRLFDYFKPGA; this is encoded by the coding sequence ATGAATAATAATTTAAAAATTCAGATTGGACTTTGGAGTGCAGCTTTCCTTACTGGTTTAGTGGGAGTAGTAAATTTGTTATCAGCCGTGACACCTAACCTGTATGGACGGAATCACTGGTTGAAAGAATTTTTACCATTTGAAATTCGTGCCACGGGTCATATATTTGCAGCGCTGACTGGGTTTGTTTTACTTGCACTTGCTACTAACTTATTACGCCGAAAAAGAATCGCCTGGTTATTAACTATTGCTTTACTAGTAATTTCCATTTTCAGCCATTTACTCAAGGGATTGGACTATGAAGAAAGTCTCCTCTCTGGAGTTTTACTGGTGCAATTAATCTTGATGCGCCATTTTTTTACGGCACAATCAGACCGTCCTTCGATTGCGCGGGGAGTTAGAGTACTGATAGGTGCTTTATTATTTACCCTGGCATACGGAACTATTGGATTTTACTTATTAGACGGCAAATTTTCAGAAAATTTTAATTGGCGAGAAGCTTTAGTTCAGACTTTAGCGATGTTCTTCACTGAGGATAATTGGGGATTACAACCAAAGAGCCGATTTGGAGAATTTTTTGCTAATTCTATCTATATTATTGCCGCAGTTACTATTACCTATGCAATAGTAATGTTATTGCAACCTGTGTTTTGGCGTAATCTAGCAACGCCAAAAGAGCGCCAAAGAGCTAAAGAAATTGTCGAGCAATATGGGCGTTCTTCTTTAGCAGCGATCGCACTCTTAAATGACAAGAGTTATTATTTTAGCCCTACTGGTAATAGTGTAATAGCTTATGTTCCCAAAGGCAGGGGTGCGATCGCATTAGGAGATCCCATTGGCCCCATTGAAGACCGCCAAGAGACAATTGTTGCTTTCTGGCAGTTTTGCCAGCGCAATGACTGGTATCCAGGCTTTTACCAAACTTTGCCCGATGACGTTGAGCTTTACAAATCATTGGGATTTAAGGTACTCAAAATTGGAGAAGAAGCGATCGTTGACCTAAAAAGTTTTACATTACAAGGTAAAGCTGGTAAAAACTTTAGACCATCAATCAGTCGTTTAACTAAACTAGGATACCGAATCGAGTTTTACCAACCACCCATTGCTGATACTTTGTTGCACCTCCTCAAACCTGTGAGTGATGAATGGCTAAAGATGGTACAAGGTTCGGAAAAACAATTTTCTTTGGGCTGGTTTGACGAAGCTTATCTGCGAGAGTGCGAGATTGCTGTGGTGCATACTCCCGAAGGTAACATCAGCGCCTTTGCCAACATTCTCCGGGAGTACCAACTTAATGAAGCAACTATTGACATGATGCGACATCGCTCATCTCTTGAGAATGGGACGATGGACTTTCTATTTATTTCTCTGCTTCAGCATTTTAAAGAGGGTGGTTACGACAGCTTTAATTTCGGTCTTTCTGCCCTGGCGGGAGTTGGAGACAACCCAGAATCACGCCGCTTAGAGAGAGTCTTGCACTATCTTTACGAGCATTTGAATCGCTTCTACAACTTCAAGGGGCTGCACGCCTACAAAGACAAGTTCCGCCCCAGTTGGGAACCGCGTTATTTAGTTTACCCCAGTTTAGCTGCCTTACCAGATGTAGTTGTAGCATTGATTCGCGCAGATTCAGGCGATCGCCTTTTTGATTATTTTAAACCCGGAGCCTAA
- a CDS encoding DUF485 domain-containing protein — translation MNDRTKALQALAAERWRVSLILSGAMMFIYFGFILLIAFNKPLLGSLVVPGLSLGILLGALVIVSAWVLIFIYVRWANSSYDDQIARLTRK, via the coding sequence ATGAACGATCGCACAAAGGCTCTCCAGGCTCTCGCGGCTGAACGTTGGCGAGTATCCCTGATTCTCAGTGGAGCCATGATGTTTATTTACTTTGGCTTTATCTTACTAATCGCATTCAATAAGCCTCTATTGGGGTCATTAGTAGTTCCTGGCCTAAGCCTGGGAATTTTATTAGGGGCACTGGTAATTGTCTCAGCATGGGTATTAATTTTTATCTACGTGCGTTGGGCAAATAGCAGTTACGACGATCAAATCGCCAGGCTGACACGCAAGTGA
- a CDS encoding sodium/solute symporter (Members of the Solute:Sodium Symporter (SSS), TC 2.A.21 as described in tcdb.org, catalyze solute:Na+ symport. Known solutes for members of the family include sugars, amino acids, nucleosides, inositols, vitamins, urea or anions, depending on the system.): MNSVWLDLPLAADITSLGKFNPLAIAFFFLFVVSSLGITFWAAKLTKNTAHFYTAGGKISGFQNGLALAGDFMSAASFLGIAGLVALNGFDGLIYSIGFLVGWPIVMFLIAEPLRNLGKYTFADVVAYRLQQKPVRIASAIGTLAVISFYLIAQMVGAGELIKLLFGFDYELAVVIVGCVMMAYVIFGGMIATTWVQIIKAVLLLGGTILLAILVLARFGFNPLALFAAAADKYTGVLAPGKQVSDPFDAISLGMSLMFGTAGLPHILMRFYTVPDAKAARLSVTYATAIIGVFYLLTFILGFGAMVLVGQDAIKQIGTGGNMAAPMLAEFLGGDAFLGFISAVSFATILAVVAGLTLSGAAALSHDLWVNVVRSGHADESEQLKVARGATMMLGLVAIFLGILFKGQNVAYMVGLAFAIAASANFPALLLSMLWRRFTTSGAVASMLVGTFSSLLLIYLSPTIQVTILKHASAPFPLKNPGLVTIPLAFIVAIVVSLLTTEQQAQEKFAEVEDRIHIGSGM, translated from the coding sequence ATGAATAGTGTGTGGTTGGATCTGCCATTAGCGGCGGATATTACCAGTCTGGGTAAATTTAACCCGTTAGCGATCGCTTTCTTCTTTCTGTTTGTTGTCAGTTCTTTAGGCATTACCTTTTGGGCGGCAAAGCTTACCAAAAATACCGCCCACTTCTATACAGCTGGCGGCAAAATCAGCGGTTTCCAAAATGGGCTAGCCCTAGCAGGAGACTTTATGAGTGCAGCAAGCTTTTTAGGTATCGCTGGACTGGTTGCACTCAACGGCTTTGACGGCTTAATTTATTCTATTGGCTTCCTGGTGGGCTGGCCGATTGTGATGTTTTTGATTGCGGAACCACTACGTAACTTAGGCAAATACACCTTTGCCGATGTAGTGGCTTATCGCTTACAACAAAAACCAGTCCGCATCGCATCTGCCATTGGAACGCTGGCAGTGATTAGCTTTTACTTAATTGCCCAGATGGTAGGGGCTGGGGAGCTGATTAAACTGCTGTTTGGCTTTGATTATGAATTAGCCGTGGTCATCGTTGGTTGTGTGATGATGGCCTATGTGATTTTTGGTGGGATGATTGCCACCACTTGGGTGCAAATTATTAAAGCAGTTCTGTTGCTCGGCGGAACCATCTTGCTAGCTATTTTGGTATTGGCACGATTTGGTTTTAACCCACTTGCTCTTTTCGCTGCGGCCGCAGATAAATATACAGGTGTATTAGCTCCAGGTAAACAGGTTTCCGATCCCTTTGATGCCATCTCCTTGGGAATGTCGTTGATGTTCGGCACTGCCGGATTACCCCACATCCTGATGCGTTTTTACACAGTACCAGACGCTAAAGCAGCACGGCTTTCTGTTACTTACGCTACAGCTATTATTGGCGTTTTTTATCTCCTTACCTTCATCCTGGGCTTTGGAGCGATGGTGCTAGTAGGGCAAGATGCCATCAAGCAAATTGGGACTGGTGGTAACATGGCTGCACCGATGTTGGCAGAATTTCTCGGTGGTGATGCTTTCTTAGGCTTTATTTCTGCTGTTTCCTTTGCAACGATTTTGGCGGTTGTAGCGGGTTTGACACTTTCAGGAGCGGCTGCACTGTCTCATGATTTGTGGGTGAACGTGGTGCGATCGGGTCATGCTGACGAGTCAGAACAACTAAAGGTAGCTCGCGGTGCGACAATGATGTTGGGGTTAGTGGCGATATTTCTAGGTATTTTGTTTAAAGGGCAAAACGTCGCTTATATGGTAGGTTTAGCATTTGCGATCGCAGCTAGTGCCAACTTCCCAGCGTTGTTACTATCAATGCTTTGGCGACGCTTTACCACTAGCGGGGCAGTTGCAAGTATGTTAGTCGGTACTTTCTCCTCGTTACTGCTGATTTATTTATCACCTACTATTCAGGTGACAATTCTCAAGCACGCTTCTGCACCTTTCCCACTGAAAAATCCGGGATTAGTTACTATTCCCCTAGCGTTTATTGTGGCGATTGTTGTTTCACTATTGACTACTGAACAGCAGGCACAGGAAAAATTTGCGGAAGTTGAGGATCGCATCCACATTGGTTCTGGTATGTGA
- the urtA gene encoding urea ABC transporter substrate-binding protein, translated as MRRQFNRRKFLIYGSLTFGSSFFIKACANNSPTTTETVAPPTATPAAATAGNTIKVGILHSLSGTMSISEKSVVDAEKLAIKEINAAGGVLGKQIEAITEDGASNWDTFREKATKLIDQDKVAVVFGCWTSASRKNVKPVFESKNHMLWYPVQYEGQECSKNIFYTGAAPNQQIEPSVDWLLKNKGKEFFLVGSDYVFPRTANTIIKAQLEALGGKTVGEDYLPLGNTEVTPIITKIKQNLPNGGVIYNTLNGDSNVAFFKQLKGAGLTPDKYPSMSVSIAEEEVKAIGVEYLKGHYAAWNYFQTVDTPANKKFVAAFKKEYGENRVTNDPMEASYIAVYLWKQAVEKAGTTDIAKVSAAAYGQTLDAPEGKVTMDANHHISKIVRIGQVRQDGLFDIVYATPAPVEPVPWNQFVKETKGFACDWTDPAKGGKYKKV; from the coding sequence ATGAGAAGACAATTTAACAGACGTAAGTTTTTGATCTACGGTTCTCTAACTTTCGGAAGCAGCTTTTTTATCAAAGCTTGTGCGAATAATTCCCCAACCACTACAGAGACAGTTGCACCTCCTACTGCAACTCCTGCTGCTGCTACTGCTGGTAACACCATCAAAGTAGGTATTTTGCACTCTCTGAGTGGTACGATGTCTATTAGTGAAAAAAGTGTTGTTGATGCTGAAAAATTAGCAATCAAAGAAATTAATGCTGCTGGTGGTGTTTTAGGTAAACAAATTGAAGCAATTACCGAAGATGGTGCTTCTAACTGGGATACTTTTAGAGAAAAGGCAACTAAGCTAATCGATCAAGATAAAGTTGCTGTAGTTTTTGGTTGTTGGACTTCTGCTAGCCGTAAGAATGTCAAGCCAGTATTCGAAAGCAAAAATCACATGCTCTGGTATCCTGTGCAGTATGAAGGGCAAGAGTGTTCTAAAAATATTTTCTACACTGGTGCAGCACCAAATCAACAAATTGAACCATCTGTTGATTGGTTGTTAAAAAATAAGGGTAAAGAATTCTTTTTAGTTGGCTCTGACTATGTTTTTCCCCGCACTGCTAACACAATTATTAAAGCCCAATTAGAAGCTTTAGGCGGAAAAACAGTTGGTGAAGATTATTTACCTCTTGGCAATACAGAAGTTACGCCTATCATTACGAAAATAAAACAAAATTTGCCCAATGGTGGCGTGATTTATAACACCCTGAATGGTGATAGTAATGTCGCTTTTTTCAAACAATTAAAAGGGGCTGGATTGACACCAGATAAATATCCCTCTATGTCTGTCAGTATTGCTGAAGAAGAAGTCAAAGCAATTGGTGTAGAGTATCTCAAAGGTCATTACGCAGCTTGGAACTATTTCCAAACAGTAGATACGCCTGCTAACAAAAAGTTTGTTGCCGCTTTCAAGAAAGAGTATGGTGAAAATCGCGTGACAAATGACCCTATGGAAGCATCATATATTGCAGTGTATTTGTGGAAGCAAGCAGTAGAAAAAGCTGGGACTACAGACATAGCTAAAGTCAGCGCTGCGGCTTATGGGCAAACTCTAGATGCGCCTGAAGGTAAAGTGACAATGGATGCCAATCATCACATCTCCAAAATTGTGCGGATTGGTCAAGTTAGACAAGATGGTTTGTTTGATATTGTCTATGCTACTCCTGCACCAGTTGAGCCAGTTCCTTGGAATCAATTTGTCAAAGAGACTAAAGGGTTTGCTTGTGATTGGACTGACCCAGCGAAGGGTGGTAAATACAAGAAAGTTTAA
- a CDS encoding branched-chain amino acid ABC transporter permease gives MLTGFLEAVFNGISIGAVLLIAALGLAIIFGLMGVINMAHGELMMFGAYTTFVVQNVCKQLGGVWFEVYIFLALIIAFIFTAAVGLILEKGVIRYLYGRPLETLLATWGVSLIFQQFVRSVNWVLIIGIAIFSLLFFGGLWILNSRTDLGRVRNWIVTVIFLLSLGVTIATGNLLSQTYQLTVTQPWFGAQNVDVTAPTWLQAGISLGGVQLPFARLFIIALTIVCVAGIYLFLQRSSWGLRIRAVTQNRSMSACLGIPTEKVDAITFALGSGLAGVAGCAISLLGSVGPNTGQNYIIDTFMVVVVGGVGNLAGTIVAALGIGTANFLIGSGTLALLFTPVKPLADLFTFFATTSMAKVMVFALIIVFLQWKPGGIFPQKGRTVDV, from the coding sequence GTGCTAACAGGTTTTTTAGAAGCTGTATTTAATGGCATTAGTATTGGTGCTGTATTATTAATTGCTGCATTGGGATTAGCCATTATTTTTGGATTGATGGGTGTCATCAATATGGCACATGGTGAGTTGATGATGTTTGGGGCTTATACAACATTTGTTGTGCAAAATGTCTGTAAGCAATTGGGTGGAGTGTGGTTTGAAGTCTATATATTTTTGGCTTTGATTATCGCTTTTATTTTCACGGCTGCTGTGGGATTAATTCTAGAAAAAGGCGTGATTCGTTATCTCTATGGAAGACCATTAGAAACTCTCTTGGCAACTTGGGGAGTAAGTTTGATTTTTCAACAGTTTGTTCGCAGTGTAAATTGGGTATTGATAATTGGTATTGCCATATTTTCTCTGTTATTTTTTGGAGGTTTATGGATTTTAAATTCCCGCACTGATTTGGGAAGGGTTCGTAACTGGATTGTAACGGTGATATTTTTATTATCGTTGGGTGTAACAATAGCAACGGGCAATTTATTGAGTCAAACTTATCAGTTAACAGTGACTCAACCTTGGTTTGGCGCTCAAAATGTGGATGTAACAGCACCTACTTGGTTACAAGCGGGGATATCTTTGGGTGGTGTGCAATTGCCCTTTGCTAGGTTATTTATTATCGCTTTAACGATAGTTTGTGTAGCAGGAATTTATTTATTTTTACAACGTTCTAGCTGGGGTTTAAGAATTCGGGCTGTGACGCAAAACCGGAGTATGAGTGCTTGTTTGGGTATCCCAACTGAAAAGGTTGATGCGATTACTTTTGCACTGGGTTCGGGTTTAGCTGGTGTGGCTGGATGTGCGATTAGTTTACTCGGTTCTGTAGGGCCAAATACGGGACAAAATTATATTATTGATACTTTTATGGTGGTTGTGGTTGGGGGTGTGGGGAATTTAGCCGGGACGATTGTGGCGGCTTTGGGTATTGGGACGGCTAATTTTTTAATTGGTTCTGGGACTCTGGCTTTGTTGTTTACTCCTGTAAAGCCTTTGGCTGATTTGTTTACTTTTTTTGCCACGACGAGTATGGCTAAGGTGATGGTGTTTGCGCTGATTATTGTGTTTTTACAGTGGAAGCCTGGGGGGATTTTTCCGCAGAAGGGACGTACTGTTGATGTTTAA
- the urtC gene encoding urea ABC transporter permease subunit UrtC: MRKRGGRLLIEVGVVVAIALFFIIVMPLVLSEFRLNLLGRFLSLAIVALGIDLIWGYTGLLSLGHGIFFGLGGYAIAMYLKLQVPTGELPDFMGLYGVTELPAFWQPFYSFPLTIAFVVLIPGLLAGLLGYLVFRNRLKGVYFSILTQAGTIVFFNFFNGQQQFFNGTNGLIDFTTLFGATVSDAKTQFVFYTLTVVFLAATYGICRWLTTGRFGRLLIAIRDDESRVRFSGYDPTDFKVLVFAVSGAIAGIAGAFYTIQSGSVSPRAMDIAFSIEMVIWVAVGGRATLIGAIVGTLLVNYARTFLSEQFAEIWLFFQGALFLIVVTVLPDGIVGWLRSQNIPLFNRRQQISTYPTLEEDPEVQHERENIGN, translated from the coding sequence ATGAGGAAGAGGGGAGGAAGATTATTAATTGAGGTGGGAGTGGTGGTTGCGATCGCACTCTTCTTTATAATTGTTATGCCACTGGTGCTTTCGGAGTTTCGCTTGAATTTGTTGGGGCGATTTTTGTCACTGGCGATTGTGGCTTTGGGTATCGATTTGATTTGGGGGTATACTGGTTTATTGAGTTTGGGACATGGTATCTTCTTTGGTTTGGGTGGATATGCGATCGCAATGTACCTAAAACTCCAAGTCCCGACTGGAGAATTGCCTGATTTCATGGGACTTTATGGAGTTACGGAACTTCCCGCTTTTTGGCAACCTTTTTATTCATTTCCTTTGACAATAGCTTTTGTAGTACTAATTCCAGGGTTATTGGCGGGATTGTTAGGATATTTGGTTTTCCGAAATCGCCTCAAGGGAGTTTATTTCTCTATCTTGACCCAAGCCGGAACTATTGTATTTTTCAACTTCTTTAACGGTCAACAACAATTTTTCAACGGTACGAACGGACTGATAGATTTTACAACTTTGTTTGGGGCAACGGTGAGCGATGCTAAAACACAGTTTGTTTTCTACACCCTAACGGTAGTGTTTCTCGCAGCTACTTACGGGATTTGTCGCTGGTTGACAACTGGACGCTTTGGGAGATTGTTGATAGCGATTCGTGATGATGAAAGTCGGGTAAGATTTTCTGGCTATGACCCTACAGATTTTAAAGTGTTGGTGTTTGCAGTTTCAGGTGCGATCGCAGGCATAGCAGGAGCATTTTACACCATTCAAAGTGGGTCTGTATCACCTAGAGCAATGGATATTGCTTTTTCGATTGAAATGGTGATTTGGGTAGCTGTAGGGGGACGTGCTACTTTAATTGGCGCAATTGTCGGAACTTTGTTAGTCAATTATGCCCGCACTTTTTTAAGCGAACAATTTGCCGAAATCTGGCTATTTTTCCAAGGCGCACTATTTTTGATAGTCGTCACAGTGCTTCCTGACGGTATCGTGGGATGGTTGCGTAGCCAGAATATTCCTCTTTTCAACCGCCGTCAACAAATTTCTACATATCCCACCTTGGAAGAAGACCCTGAAGTGCAACATGAACGCGAAAATATTGGAAACTGA